The DNA region ACGAGCGAGGCCGCAACGGAGAGCAGCGGCGTGACGTGCCCGTGGACGGGCGTGGAGGTGATGAGCACGGATGTCATGGTTGCGAGGTTCCTCGGGTCGAGTGGAAGGCGGGTTACGATTGAATCGCCTCACGCAGTATTCACCACCCTCATGGGTTAAGCAATAGGAGTGGCGACATGTCAGGGAAAGCCCCTACCCGCAGCTACGTCTCGTCCCTGCGCACCGAGCAGGCGGCGACCACCCGCCGGCGCATCCTCGAGTCCGCGGCCGCCTGCTTCACCGAGAACGGCTACAGCGGCACCTCGCTCGCCGACATCGCCGCCCGCGCCGGCGTCTCCCCCGAGACCGTGAAGAACAACGGCCCCAAGCGCGAACTCCTGCTCGGAGCCTTCGAGCAGGCCTTCGCCGGCACCGAAGGCCCAGCGCCCGTGGTCGACAGCGATCCCGCCCAGGAGATTCTGGCGATAACGGATGCGGATGCCTTCCTCACCGCCACCGCCGCCTTCGTCGCCGCAGCCAACGCCCGCACGAGCGTGCTCTGGATCGAGTTCCTGGCGGCCGCCAATGCGGACGCACTGGTGGCCGCGGCGCTGGAGGACCTTCTCGCGCGGCGGCGCGGCGACTACCGAGGGGTGGTTGAACAACTCATCGAGCGCGGCATCGCGACTGGCGTGGGCGAAGACGCCGACACGGCCGCCGCCACCCTGTCGTTCCTCTGGTCGCCCGAGAGCCACCAGCAGTTGGTGCTGCAGAGCGGATGGAGCCAGACCCGCTACGAGCGCTGGCTCGCCGACGCGGCTCGAAGGCAGCTCGCCGGTTGAGTGAAGCAACGACCACTGGCGCCCGCTGAC from Leifsonia sp. Root1293 includes:
- a CDS encoding TetR/AcrR family transcriptional regulator, which encodes MSGKAPTRSYVSSLRTEQAATTRRRILESAAACFTENGYSGTSLADIAARAGVSPETVKNNGPKRELLLGAFEQAFAGTEGPAPVVDSDPAQEILAITDADAFLTATAAFVAAANARTSVLWIEFLAAANADALVAAALEDLLARRRGDYRGVVEQLIERGIATGVGEDADTAAATLSFLWSPESHQQLVLQSGWSQTRYERWLADAARRQLAG